The Streptomyces tendae genome has a window encoding:
- a CDS encoding discoidin domain-containing protein, whose protein sequence is MGFEATYADFSADPARLANADVRLRGARFAGSHLALSAGGTVSLEFEVADPEDVPQVTLTVTALVSKAGGSLGYAPMDVFLQGEPVAVHLTVPGGGDLPQDNMFAVPGHLLKPGTNTLEIRSSAEARTMLWLYRVTLDPVWERGRSERARTAAAARDSVFAYRTELRPAHSSSAHWQPAPRLLFHVDRGEHALPAQLGWRGTDGAETAISFQSNMSDFHGCRRDADGSVHEYRGRVVGRWAYPEGVDQVPAESLHRFHTEEGWGGGWHRSHELRLLVDDGGAAPERMTWRDRRGNSGVVVLHTLEDEAEVTEVEASDEHVAAGETARNLLDDSRGKWLAGDDTALLDFTLTRPATVTSYVLVSANDFPDRDPQDWTLHGSDDGHTWTPLDSRTGETFDRRYQAREFSLRGAPKAHRHLRLEITRNGGAHEIQLAQVRFIEGPAGQGFTGYYQRHDEGPIGYRGTPVAAPSPAGLPAAASRVASDLETAVASLTETAQTLAALAARLRKH, encoded by the coding sequence ATGGGATTCGAGGCGACCTACGCGGACTTCTCCGCCGACCCGGCCCGACTGGCCAACGCCGACGTCAGGCTGCGCGGGGCCCGGTTCGCCGGGTCGCACCTGGCGCTGAGCGCGGGCGGGACGGTGTCCCTGGAGTTCGAGGTGGCGGACCCGGAGGACGTTCCGCAGGTGACCCTGACCGTCACCGCGCTGGTGTCCAAGGCCGGCGGATCGCTGGGGTACGCCCCGATGGACGTGTTCCTCCAGGGTGAGCCGGTGGCCGTGCATCTGACCGTGCCCGGGGGCGGGGACCTTCCGCAGGACAACATGTTCGCCGTTCCCGGACATCTGCTGAAGCCGGGCACCAACACCCTGGAGATACGCTCCTCGGCCGAGGCGCGCACCATGCTCTGGCTCTACCGGGTCACGCTCGACCCCGTATGGGAGCGCGGCCGTTCGGAGCGAGCCCGGACGGCGGCGGCCGCCCGGGACTCGGTGTTCGCCTACCGTACGGAACTCCGGCCCGCCCACTCCTCGTCCGCCCACTGGCAGCCGGCGCCGCGGCTGCTGTTCCACGTCGACCGGGGCGAGCACGCACTGCCCGCACAGCTCGGCTGGCGCGGCACCGACGGCGCCGAGACCGCCATCAGCTTCCAGTCGAACATGTCCGACTTCCACGGCTGCCGCCGTGACGCGGACGGCTCGGTTCACGAGTACCGGGGACGCGTCGTCGGCCGCTGGGCCTACCCGGAGGGCGTCGACCAGGTGCCGGCCGAGTCCCTGCACCGCTTCCACACCGAGGAGGGGTGGGGCGGCGGCTGGCACCGCTCCCACGAACTGCGACTGCTGGTGGACGACGGCGGGGCCGCGCCGGAGCGGATGACCTGGCGGGACCGGCGGGGCAACTCCGGTGTGGTCGTCCTGCACACGTTGGAGGACGAGGCCGAGGTGACCGAGGTCGAGGCGAGCGACGAGCACGTCGCCGCGGGCGAGACCGCCCGCAACCTCCTCGACGACTCCCGCGGCAAGTGGTTGGCGGGCGACGACACCGCGCTGCTCGACTTCACACTGACCCGCCCCGCCACCGTCACCTCGTACGTCCTCGTGTCGGCGAACGACTTCCCCGACCGCGACCCCCAGGACTGGACCCTCCACGGTTCCGACGACGGCCACACCTGGACACCGCTGGACTCCCGCACGGGTGAGACGTTCGACCGGCGGTACCAGGCCCGGGAGTTCTCCCTGCGCGGTGCCCCCAAGGCCCACCGTCACCTCCGCCTGGAGATCACCCGCAACGGCGGCGCGCACGAGATCCAGCTCGCCCAGGTCCGCTTCATCGAGGGCCCCGCGGGTCAGGGATTCACCGGCTACTACCAGCGCCACGACGAGGGCCCCATCGGCTACCGCGGTACCCCCGTCGCCGCCCCGTCCCCCGCCGGCCTCCCCGCCGCCGCTTCCCGCGTCGCCTCGGACCTGGAGACCGCCGTGGCGAGCCTCACCGAGACGGCACAGACCCTCGCCGCCCTGGCGGCACGGCTGCGCAAGCACTGA
- a CDS encoding ABC transporter permease produces the protein MSTLAYDGTAMLGRQLRRMRNNPGLLILTQTMPVSMLLFFGYVFGSALTVPGAEYRSFLVPGLLVATAAGGVMTGMFQSAQDVHRGVTDRFRTLPMSRAAVPAGQAVADVLVTAAGTVPFLLVGLAVGWRVEGGAPAAAGALGLLLLFRFACVWAGIYLGLLTRNEEAAGQLGGATFLLPLLSSAYIPTAGLPEGLRTAAEWNPISAVATALRDLFGNAPVPQGSAWPMTHPVAGSLAWCAVLLAVFVPLAVRQYAHGKR, from the coding sequence ATGAGCACGTTGGCGTACGACGGCACCGCGATGCTCGGCCGGCAGCTGCGGCGGATGCGGAACAACCCGGGGCTGCTGATCCTCACCCAGACGATGCCGGTGAGCATGCTGCTGTTCTTCGGCTACGTCTTCGGCAGCGCGCTCACCGTGCCGGGCGCCGAGTACCGGTCCTTCCTGGTGCCGGGACTGCTGGTGGCGACGGCGGCGGGCGGTGTGATGACCGGCATGTTCCAGTCGGCGCAGGACGTCCACCGCGGGGTGACGGACCGGTTCCGGACGCTGCCGATGAGCCGGGCGGCCGTGCCGGCGGGCCAGGCGGTCGCCGACGTCCTGGTCACGGCGGCCGGGACGGTGCCGTTCCTGCTGGTGGGACTCGCGGTGGGCTGGCGGGTGGAGGGCGGCGCGCCGGCGGCGGCGGGCGCCCTGGGGCTGCTGCTGCTGTTCCGGTTCGCGTGCGTGTGGGCCGGCATCTACCTGGGCCTGCTGACGCGGAACGAGGAGGCGGCCGGTCAGCTGGGCGGGGCGACCTTCCTGCTGCCGCTGCTGTCGAGCGCCTACATCCCGACGGCGGGGCTGCCGGAAGGGCTGCGCACGGCCGCGGAGTGGAATCCGATCAGCGCGGTGGCGACGGCGCTGCGGGATCTGTTCGGGAACGCGCCCGTGCCTCAGGGCTCGGCCTGGCCGATGACGCACCCGGTCGCGGGGTCACTGGCCTGGTGTGCGGTGCTGCTCGCGGTGTTCGTTCCGCTCGCGGTACGGCAGTACGCGCACGGGAAGCGGTGA
- a CDS encoding TetR/AcrR family transcriptional regulator, with protein MAGRAAEPEVIWARPERSGRGPRPAYSRADIAAAAVRVADAEGLDAVSMRRVAAELGCGTMSLYNYVPRKEDLHELMVDAVAGEHELWEPSGDWRADMLRVAHQSRALMHRHPWLPRLMSPVYGFSPNSLRYLEHCLACLDPMPGPQGTKLELIAMLNGVVTTYVTNELATAERTRSLPWSQEREDAVRSAYLMSRVASGAYPRMAAAFAEDPGPIDLEAVFERALTRVLNGFDPRH; from the coding sequence ATGGCGGGCCGAGCGGCCGAACCCGAAGTGATCTGGGCGCGCCCCGAGCGCAGCGGCCGTGGGCCCAGGCCGGCCTACAGCCGCGCCGACATCGCGGCTGCCGCTGTGCGGGTCGCCGACGCCGAGGGCCTGGACGCGGTCTCCATGCGCCGCGTCGCCGCCGAGCTGGGCTGCGGCACCATGTCGCTCTACAACTACGTCCCCCGCAAGGAGGACCTGCACGAGCTGATGGTCGACGCGGTCGCCGGCGAGCACGAACTGTGGGAGCCGAGCGGTGACTGGCGTGCCGACATGCTGCGGGTCGCCCACCAGAGCCGCGCGCTGATGCACCGCCACCCGTGGCTGCCGCGGCTGATGTCACCGGTCTACGGCTTCAGCCCCAACTCCCTGCGCTACCTGGAGCACTGCCTGGCCTGCCTGGACCCGATGCCCGGCCCGCAGGGCACCAAGCTGGAGCTGATCGCGATGCTGAACGGCGTCGTGACGACGTACGTCACCAACGAGCTGGCCACCGCCGAACGCACCCGCTCGCTGCCCTGGTCGCAGGAGCGGGAGGACGCGGTCCGCAGCGCCTATCTGATGTCCCGCGTCGCGAGCGGCGCGTACCCGAGGATGGCGGCGGCCTTCGCCGAGGACCCGGGCCCGATCGACCTGGAGGCGGTCTTCGAACGCGCCCTCACCCGGGTCCTGAACGGCTTCGACCCCCGCCACTGA